From the Natrarchaeobaculum aegyptiacum genome, one window contains:
- the glmS gene encoding methylaspartate mutase subunit S, whose protein sequence is MVPDTMSQTVVLGVIGSDAHVVGITILEQALSAAGFDVVNLGVQTSQEEYAEAAVEYDAQAVLVSSLYGHAEQDCQGFHEVLEDAGVEAVTYIGGNLAVGQDDWAETRRTFEELGFDRVFDSETDPEDAIAALRADLDITSTESERATISS, encoded by the coding sequence ATGGTTCCGGATACGATGTCCCAAACGGTCGTCCTCGGCGTGATCGGCTCTGACGCTCACGTCGTTGGCATCACCATCTTGGAGCAGGCTCTCAGTGCAGCTGGATTCGACGTCGTCAACCTCGGCGTCCAGACCTCTCAGGAGGAGTACGCCGAGGCCGCCGTAGAATACGACGCCCAGGCTGTACTGGTCTCCTCGCTCTACGGCCACGCCGAGCAAGACTGTCAGGGATTCCACGAGGTCCTCGAGGATGCAGGCGTCGAGGCGGTCACCTACATCGGCGGGAACCTCGCCGTTGGCCAGGACGACTGGGCCGAGACCCGACGCACGTTCGAGGAACTCGGATTCGATCGCGTCTTCGACTCCGAGACCGACCCCGAAGACGCCATCGCAGCACTCCGGGCCGACCTCGACATCACATCGACCGAGTCGGAGCGAGCGACGATCAGTTCCTAG
- a CDS encoding methylaspartate mutase subunit E, whose translation MIRDERIPSDELRRIDEEIRSNWETGADVDFEEAIEYHESLPEHKRFADVLESADKPLLQPRAGVPRLDDQIELLEYLHREGKADLLPTTIDSYTRDNEYEKAQQGLEKARETGDDTLNGFPAVNHGVEGCRKLIDAIDAPIEVRHGTPDARLLAAITFAGGFQSFEGGPISYNIPYTKRHGLEETIERWQFVDRLAGAYTERGIRINREPFGPLTGTLVPPSIAIAVMLVEGKLAATQGVRSITLGYGQVGNVVQDVAALNALKKLGNEYLPDEVVVTTVFHEWMGGFPPDEARANGVISLGGMTAAIARPDKVITKSPQEFQGVPTKEANASGLRTTRQVIDMAIEQKIDIDGIEEEQDLIERETRCLMDTIFEHGDGDVVQGTLKAFESGALDVPFAPSDSAKGAVLPARDDDGRVRIFEWADLEMDDEIKEIHKARLSQRADTEGREQSFRMVADDVDAISDGKLIGRPQGGA comes from the coding sequence ATGATACGAGACGAACGTATACCATCCGACGAGCTACGGCGTATCGACGAGGAGATCAGGTCCAACTGGGAGACTGGGGCGGACGTCGACTTCGAGGAAGCCATCGAGTACCACGAGTCGCTGCCCGAGCACAAGCGATTCGCGGACGTCCTCGAGTCGGCGGACAAACCCCTCTTGCAGCCACGAGCCGGCGTCCCCCGACTCGACGACCAGATCGAACTGCTCGAGTACCTCCACCGTGAGGGCAAGGCGGACCTCCTGCCGACGACCATCGACTCCTACACGCGTGACAACGAGTACGAGAAGGCCCAGCAGGGCCTCGAGAAGGCCCGTGAAACGGGCGACGACACCCTGAACGGCTTCCCGGCCGTCAACCACGGGGTCGAGGGCTGTCGGAAGCTCATCGACGCGATCGACGCGCCGATCGAAGTTCGCCACGGCACCCCCGACGCCCGCCTGCTCGCCGCGATCACCTTCGCCGGCGGGTTCCAGAGCTTCGAGGGCGGCCCGATCTCCTACAACATCCCCTACACCAAGCGCCACGGACTCGAGGAGACGATCGAGCGCTGGCAGTTCGTCGACCGGCTCGCAGGTGCCTACACCGAACGGGGGATCCGGATCAACCGCGAGCCGTTCGGCCCGCTCACGGGGACGCTCGTGCCTCCGTCGATCGCCATCGCCGTGATGCTGGTCGAGGGGAAACTCGCCGCCACGCAGGGTGTGCGATCGATCACGCTCGGCTACGGTCAGGTCGGCAACGTCGTCCAGGACGTCGCGGCGCTGAACGCGCTGAAGAAACTGGGCAACGAGTACCTGCCCGACGAGGTCGTCGTCACCACCGTCTTCCACGAGTGGATGGGTGGATTCCCACCGGACGAGGCTCGCGCCAACGGCGTGATCAGCCTCGGCGGCATGACCGCCGCTATCGCTCGACCGGACAAGGTCATCACCAAGTCACCCCAGGAGTTCCAGGGCGTCCCGACCAAGGAGGCAAACGCCTCCGGGCTCCGAACCACCCGGCAGGTCATCGACATGGCCATCGAACAGAAGATCGACATCGACGGCATCGAAGAGGAACAGGACCTCATCGAGCGCGAAACGCGCTGTCTGATGGACACGATCTTCGAACACGGCGACGGCGACGTCGTCCAGGGGACGCTCAAGGCCTTCGAATCCGGTGCACTCGACGTCCCCTTCGCACCCAGCGACAGCGCGAAAGGCGCTGTGCTCCCTGCTCGAGACGACGACGGCCGCGTCCGAATCTTCGAGTGGGCCGACCTCGAGATGGACGACGAGATCAAAGAGATCCACAAGGCGCGACTCTCACAGCGTGCGGATACCGAGGGTCGCGAGCAGTCGTTCCGGATGGTTGCAGACGACGTCGACGCGATCAGCGACGGAAAACTCATCGGTCGCCCACAGGGAGGTGCCTGA
- a CDS encoding methylaspartate ammonia-lyase, with protein sequence MEITGIYATPGFSGFYFDDQRAIKQGAEQDGFTYEGDPVTDGFDEIRQAGESIVVEVELADGTVHRGDCAAVQYSGAGGRDPLFTAEEYVPVIEGPVADELVGRDATTFLANADALEEMDVDGTRLHTAIRYGVSQALLAASAHAEGTTMTDVMADALGTEPATEPVPVFGQSGDDRYVNAEKMFIKGVPVLPHALINSVEKIGEDGETLVEYVEWLTDRSQELGPDGYEPRFHIDVYGMIGEIFGAPYDREEVVDYFAALEEAAAPFSIQIEGPMDVGNREDQIAAMVELREGLADAGVNVDIVADEWCNTFEDVQAFVDAEAADLVQVKTPDLGGIHRSGQAVRYCEGTDTRAYLGGTCNETDASARACAHVALATSAAQVLAKPGMGFDEGYMIVENEMRRTVARRAREQQLSDTDEITADD encoded by the coding sequence ATGGAGATTACTGGAATTTACGCCACGCCCGGCTTCTCCGGGTTCTACTTCGACGACCAGCGCGCGATCAAGCAGGGAGCCGAGCAGGATGGCTTCACCTACGAGGGCGACCCCGTCACCGACGGCTTCGACGAGATCCGTCAGGCCGGCGAATCGATCGTCGTCGAGGTCGAGCTCGCCGACGGCACCGTCCACCGCGGGGACTGTGCCGCAGTCCAGTACTCTGGTGCAGGCGGGCGTGACCCGCTGTTCACCGCCGAGGAATACGTGCCCGTGATCGAAGGCCCCGTCGCCGACGAACTCGTCGGCCGCGACGCGACGACGTTCCTCGCGAACGCAGACGCCCTCGAGGAGATGGACGTCGACGGGACCCGCCTGCACACTGCGATCCGCTACGGCGTCTCCCAGGCGCTGCTGGCCGCTTCGGCCCACGCCGAGGGGACGACGATGACCGACGTGATGGCCGACGCACTCGGCACCGAACCGGCGACCGAACCCGTCCCGGTGTTCGGCCAGTCCGGCGACGACCGCTACGTCAACGCCGAGAAGATGTTCATCAAGGGCGTTCCCGTCCTCCCACACGCGCTCATCAACAGCGTCGAGAAGATCGGTGAAGACGGCGAAACGCTGGTCGAGTACGTGGAGTGGCTCACCGACCGCTCACAGGAACTCGGACCCGACGGCTACGAGCCACGATTCCACATCGACGTCTACGGCATGATCGGCGAGATCTTCGGTGCGCCGTACGACCGCGAGGAAGTGGTCGACTACTTCGCCGCACTCGAGGAGGCCGCCGCGCCGTTCTCGATTCAGATCGAGGGACCGATGGACGTCGGCAACCGCGAGGACCAGATTGCGGCGATGGTCGAGCTGCGCGAGGGGCTGGCCGACGCCGGCGTGAACGTCGACATCGTCGCCGACGAGTGGTGTAACACCTTCGAGGACGTGCAGGCGTTCGTCGACGCCGAAGCCGCAGACCTCGTGCAGGTGAAGACGCCCGACCTCGGCGGCATCCACCGCAGCGGGCAGGCAGTCCGCTACTGCGAGGGGACCGACACCCGCGCGTACCTCGGTGGCACCTGCAACGAGACGGACGCCTCCGCACGGGCCTGCGCGCACGTCGCACTCGCGACCAGCGCCGCACAGGTGCTCGCCAAGCCCGGCATGGGCTTCGACGAGGGTTACATGATCGTCGAAAA